In Gopherus flavomarginatus isolate rGopFla2 chromosome 1, rGopFla2.mat.asm, whole genome shotgun sequence, a single genomic region encodes these proteins:
- the LOC127039344 gene encoding P2Y purinoceptor 8-like, with product MHTNKSQLDDETLAMLQNRAIAITLPAVYSLVALISIPGNMFSLWVLCCHIKPKTPSVIFMINLSITDLMLACCFPFQIIYHIKNNNWIFGKSLCSLVTVMFYSNMYSSILTMTCISIERFLGVVYPMKLVKWRRKRYALATCLGTWAVLLLALYPLASTDLTYEVKALGIITCFDVLKWDMLPNVMAWATFLLTLFVLLFLIPFIVTVACYIGIIRKLIQTSSRYGSRQKTRSIYLAGIVLLVFVTCFAPNNFILLVHMISRLFLSKSFYPAYKLTLCLSCLNICIDPFIYYFASKEFYQKFMQVIGHKVLLTDSLETRRESLFSGRTMSARSMSSGPMEGLDGVKVCLQRQESVF from the coding sequence ATGCATACAAATAAATCCCAACTGGATGATGAAACATTGGCCATGCTTCAGAACAGAGCTATTGCAATCACCCTCCCAGCTGTGTACTCCTTGGTGGCCCTCATCAGCATCCCTGGGAACATGTTTTCCCTTTGGGTGCTCTGCTGCCACATCAAACCCAAGACACCTTCAGTTATCTTCATGATTAACCTTAGCATCACAGACCTCATGCTGGCTTGCTGCTTTCCCTTCCAGATTATCTATCACATCAAGAACAACAACTGGATCTTTGGTAAGAGTCTTTGCAGCTTAGTCACAGTGATGTTCTACTCAAACATGTATTCTTCTATACTCACCATGACCTGCATCAGCATAGAGCGGTTCTTGGGAGTGGTGTATCCCATGAAGTTAGTCAAGTGGAGAAGAAAGAGATATGCACTTGCTACCTGCCTGGGCACGTGGGCTGTTTTGCTATTGGCCCTATACCCACTGGCAAGCACAGATCTGACCTATGAAGTAAAAGCACTAGGGATTATAACTTGTTTCGATGTGCTTAAATGGGACATGTTGCCCAATGTTATGGCATGGGCAACCTTTCTTCTGACGCTGTTTGTTCTTCTCTTCCTGATCCCATTCATAGTGACGGTAGCTTGCTACATTGGCATTATTCGGAAGCTCATTCAGACCTCTAGCAGATACGGTAGCAGGCAGAAGACTAGGTCTATTTACCTTGCTGGAATTGTCCTCTTGGTATTTGTCACTTGCTTCGCCCCTAATAACTTTATTCTACTTGTGCACATGATTAGCCGTCTCTTTTTGAGCAAGAGTTTCTACCCTGCTTACAAGCTCACCCTATGCCTCAGTTGCCTGAACATCTGTATAGATCCATTCATTTACTATTTTGCATCCAAAGAATTTTATCAGAAATTTATGCAGGTAATAGGTCATAAGGTACTGCTCACTGACAGTCTGGAGACCAGAAGGGAAAGCTTATTTTCTGGCAGGACAATGTCAGCCAGGTCAATGTCAAGTGGGCCTATGGAAGGGTTAGATGGAGTTAAGGTATGTTTGCAAAGGCAAGAAAGTGTTTTTTAA